Proteins found in one uncultured Campylobacter sp. genomic segment:
- a CDS encoding DUF1963 domain-containing protein gives MQTDLQEKIKELQRKIAREITYFQTGGVRSRGAIDECWIGRVLACAADEELPTDKNGAPMLPLAQFYLPALPYVPQVLDGVKLLTVFISQDLIGKFDENMDGLWAIREYKNEAELVIKELTNPRSQIRPFPLQPKFAADDVASWDGGGLEPDVVHEILELKRSVGLYYSDVTAGLEYHNCTKLGGYPSFCQSGVSFGDGYQFVFQVSSDEKAGLNVIDGGSLMFAKNPQSGAWSLYYDFD, from the coding sequence ATGCAAACGGATCTGCAAGAAAAGATTAAGGAGCTGCAGCGCAAGATCGCGCGCGAAATCACCTATTTTCAGACGGGCGGAGTGAGGTCGCGAGGCGCGATCGATGAGTGCTGGATCGGCCGCGTGCTCGCTTGCGCGGCGGATGAGGAGCTACCGACGGATAAAAACGGCGCGCCGATGCTCCCTCTGGCGCAGTTTTACCTGCCCGCGCTGCCCTACGTGCCGCAGGTCTTGGACGGCGTCAAGCTGCTTACGGTCTTCATCTCGCAGGATCTCATCGGCAAATTTGATGAGAATATGGACGGCCTGTGGGCGATCCGCGAGTATAAAAATGAGGCTGAGCTCGTCATAAAGGAGCTTACAAATCCGCGCTCGCAGATAAGACCCTTTCCTTTGCAGCCAAAATTTGCCGCGGACGATGTCGCGAGCTGGGATGGCGGCGGGCTGGAGCCTGACGTCGTGCACGAAATTTTAGAGCTTAAAAGGTCGGTCGGGCTCTATTATTCCGACGTCACGGCTGGGCTGGAGTATCACAACTGCACGAAGCTCGGCGGCTACCCCTCCTTTTGCCAGTCGGGAGTGAGCTTCGGCGATGGCTATCAGTTCGTTTTTCAGGTCTCAAGCGATGAAAAGGCGGGCCTTAACGTCATTGACGGCGGTAGCTTGATGTTTGCCAAAAACCCGCAAAGCGGCGCGTGGAGCCTATATTATGATTTCGATTAG